Below is a window of Cryobacterium sp. PAMC25264 DNA.
CCGTACAACCTGATGAACCGGGTCTCGTTCGAATCCTCCCTGGCACTGGTCACCCGCGCGCAGGGCCTGGCGGTCATGCCGTACTTCGCCCTCGCGCACGGTTTCCTCACGGGCAAGTACCACTCCAAGGCCGACCTCACCGACACCATCCGGGCCGGGCGCGCATCCGCGTATCTCAACCGCACGGGGCTCAAGGTGCTGGGCACCGTCGAGCGCATCGCCGAGGACCACGGCGTGGCACCGTCGTCGATCGCCCTGGCCTGGCTGCTGGCCAGGGACGGCGTGGCGGCCCCGGTGGCCAGCGCGAGCCACCCCGACCAGGTGGGTGCGCTCGTCGCGGCCGGTTCGGTGCGGCTGGGCCGTGCCGATATGGTCGATTTGGACCGGGTATCCGCCTGAGCGGTCGGAGTTCGCTTGTCGGCCCGCTGCGAATCCGGTGTGTGGCCGGGGGAGAACCCGGCGGTCAGGCCGGCCCGCGCGCAGGGGTGTCGTAAGGTTGAAGCGATATGAACGGCGCCGTTGAATTTCCCCTTGACCTAACCGAACTCTCGTTTCGGGCCGCCGGTGACTCCCTGGTGCGACGGACCGTGCTCCCCAGCGGTGTGCGCATCGTCTCCGAACAGGTGCCGGGCAGCCGCAGCCTCACTATCGGCTACTGGGTGGCGGTGGGATCCCGCGACGAGCAGCCCGGTCATTTCGGGTCGACACACTTCCTCGAGCACCTGCTCTTCAAGGGCACCAAGCAGCGCACGGCCCTGGACATCGCCATCGCGTTCGACGCCGTGGGCGGCGAGCACAACGCCATGACGGCCAAGGAATACACCTGCTACTACGCCAAGGTGCAGGACCGGGACCTGACCATGGCCGTGGAGGTGCTCACCGACATGATCACCTCCTCGGTGCTCGATCCGGCCGAGTTCGAGACCGAACGTGGTGTGATCCTCGAAGAACTCGCGATGGCCGACGACGACCCGGCCGACGTCGCCAACGAGCGGTTCTTCGAGGCCGTGATGGGCACACATCCGTTGGGCCGCCCGATCGGCGGTAGCCCGGACACCATCCGCGCCGCCACCCGCGACGCCGTCTGGGAGCACTACCGCGCCAACTACCGCCCGCAGGACCTCGTGGTCACCGTGGCCGGCGCCGTCGACCATGACGTTCTCGTTGCCGCCGTGACCCGTGCGTTGCTGCAGGCCGGCTGGGACCTTGGTGTGTCCGCCGCGCCCGTCGGCCGGCGCTCCGGAGCGGCCGCCGTGATCGAGCAGGGCCGGCCCGTCACGGTCGTGCACCGCCCGCTCGAACAGGCCAACCTGCTGCTCGGCGTGCCGGGCCTCGTCGCCAACGACGACCGCCGGGTGGTTATGAACGTGCTCACCTCCATCTTCGGCGGCGGCATGTCCTCCCGGTTGTTCCAGGAAGTGCGCGAGAAGCGCGGCCTGGCGTACTCCGTGTACTCCTTCGCCCCCGGCTACTCGGATGCCGGCCTCTTCGGCATGTACGCCGGCTGCACGCCGGCCAAGGCAGCGCAGGTCGCCGAGATCATGTTGGCCGAGCTGCACCGGCTCGCCGACCACGGCGTCACCGCCGACGAGATGACGCGTGCCTCGGGGCAGCTCTCCGGCGCATCCGCCCTGGCTCTCGAAGACTCCGACACCCGGATGTCCCGCCTCGGCCGATCCGAGATCACCCTGGGCGAGTTCGTCGACCTCGACGAGGCGCTGCGCCGCTTGGCCTTGGTGACGGCCGACGACGTACAGCAGCTTGCCGCGGACATGGTCTCCCGGCCGTTCTCCCTCTCCGCCGTCGGCGCACTCGCCGACGACGCCTTCGACGGGATCTTCCCGCGCGACCCCGTGTCGATGCCGGTGAACTGACTGCCTGAAGGACCGCCGCTCCACGTTCGACCGCCAGCTCCGGCCGGACGCCTGCACCAGCTCAACCGAAAGGGCGATGATGCCCCAATATCTCTACCTCGTGCGACACGGCGAGCAACAGGATGCCGAATACGGTCTCCCGGACGGGCCGCTGTCTCCGCGGGGCAAGCGGCAGGCGCACCTCATCGCCGAGCGTCTGGGTGGGGTGCCGTTCACGGGGGCCTGGCATTCACCGTTGCAGCGGGCGGCCGAGACCGCCGCGATCATCGCTGACCGGCTGCCGTCCCTCACGCCCGAGCCGTCACCGCTGCTGTTCGACTGCGTTCCATCGGGGCGGGCGCCGGAGATGCCCAGTTCCTACGCCCCGTTCTTCAACGCGGTCTCCGAGGAGGAGATCGAGGCCGGTCGGGCACAGATGGAGGACGCCGCCGCGGAATTCCTGCACCCACACCGCGGGCCTCGGCACGACCTGCTCATCACCCACAACTTCGTGATCGGCTGGTTTGTACGTGAGGTGCTCGGCGCCCCGGACTGGCGCTGGATCAGCATCAACCAGGCCAACTGCGGCCTCACCGTGTTGCAACAGAAGCCCGGCCGGCCCTGGTCCCTGGTCACCCACAACGACCTCGGCCACCTGCCGGTCGAACTGCGCACCGGCCTGCCCGACCCGCTGCTGTTCTAGGCGAGACCGGCCCGGGCTGGCCGGACTGGTCGGGGTGGGACGCGGTCAGGGCCTGGCGTCTGGATTGACGATGAGGAAATCGCCCAGTCGAGTCCAGCCATCGGGGACCGGATCTTCCCGTTCCACGATCGTGGCCCCTCCGGTCATGCTGCCCACGGTCCGGAGTTGCTCGGCGGGTCCGCACGCCGAGTTCCCGAACTCGGTGCCCGTGGAGATCAGGATGAGACAGATGACGGGAGTCCCAGTCTCGGGCTGAACATACTCGGCCAGGTAGTAGCTGGTGCCGTCCAAGGAACCCGCCAGCCGGCTCGAATCGCCATCCATGCCCGGCGTTCCCATGTCCGCGGGAAGGGTGTCATCGGGCTGGCGGTCGGCGGCCAGGAAGTCGCGCACCAACGAGGTGGCATCTGCCGTGCATCCGGTCAGAAAGAGACCGGAGACCAGCACTGCCGCTGTGGCCCACGCCGCTCGCGCCGGTCGACCCGTCATGAATGCCCCCGCCTCGTGCGCCGTTGTCCGTGGCCGAAACCTAGCACGTCACCGGTGAGAACAGGTCAACCGGTGCCACAGCTACCTGCCTGCGGCGCGCACGCCCCGCGACCGGGCGCATCCGCCGCCCGGTGCTAGACGAGCACCTTGCGGTACCAGTTCGTGGCGTTCGGGTTGTCGTTGTACGCCGGCACGTCCGCGTACCCGGCGCGCTGGTAGAGCCGACCGGCGGCCTCCAGGCTGGCGTTGGTGTCGAGCACCAGCTCGGTAGCGCCGAAGTCCCTGGCCCGCTTCTCGAGTTCCGCCAGCAGCAGGCCGCCCCAGCCGCGACCGCGGACCTGCGGCTGCAGCCAGAGGTGTTTGGCCTCGTACCGCACCGCGTCATCCGCGCCATCGTCGATGCGACGGATACCGCCGCAGCCCACAAAGGTACGCGACTCGGGCTGCTCGCTCACGAGCAGGAACTGCCCGCGGGGCGGTACGAACTGCTCCGGGGTGGGGAAGGTGGTGCGGTAGCCGCCGGCGTGCGGAAAGGTGGACGCCCGGTCACTGAAGTACTGGGTGAGCAGGGCGATGGATCCCGCATCCGTGACGGAGACCTCGGTGAATTCAGGCATGCCCCTAGGCTACGTGCCGTCGCGCCGGTGGCAACGCCCGCGCTTGGTAGATTGGCAGCATGACAACACGGGTGGCCGTCATCGGCGCAACGGGCAAGATGGGGCGCCTGGTCTGCGACCTGGTCGACAACGATTCCGACTACGAGCTGATCGCCCGGCTCGACTCCTCCAGCGCCCTCTCCGAGATGCTCGGCGCCGATGTGGCGATCGACCTCACCGTGCCGGCGGTCAGCCAGGGCATCGTCGACTACGCGCTGGACAACGGCATCCGGGTGCTCGTGGGCACGTCAGGCTGGTCCCAGTCCCGGATCGACTCGCTACGCCACCGCATCACAGGTCGCGACACGGTGGGTGTCGTCATCATCCCCAACTTCTCCCTCGGCTCGGTGCTGGGCACGGCCCTGTCGGCCCTCGCCGCGCGGTTCTTCGACTCCATCGAGATCGTCGAGGCGCACCAGTCCAGCAAGATCGACTCCCCGTCGGGAACCGCCGTGCGCACTGCGGAGCTCATGGCCGCAGCCCGCGCCGGCCTGGTGCCCGTCGCCGCGCCGCACATCGATCAGCGTGCCCGGGGGCAGCAGATCGCCACGGTGCCCGTGCACAGCCTGCGCATGGCCGGGGTGCTGGCCCGCCAGGACGTCATTTTCGGCGGGTCGGGCGAGTCCCTCACGATCACGCACAACACGCTCTCCGCCGAAGCCTACGAGCGCGGCATCATGGTGGCCCTGGCCGCCACCCGCGAGTGCGTGGGCGTGACCGTGGGACTCGACCAACTCATCGACCTGGGCCTGTCCGGCCCGGCGGCCGACGAACCCGCGGCTGCCGCCGTCCCGCCGGCCGGGCCGGAAGAGGCCGAGATGGAGCCCGGCGAATGAAGGGACGCATCGCTGTTGTCGTGATGGCCGCGCTGCTGGTCTTCTACCTGGTGCTGGTCGGCTGGCGCGCCGTGCTGTTCATCCAGAGCGGCGACCCCGTCGGCATCCTCATCGGCGTGGCCCTGATCGTGCTGCCCATCATCGGCGCGTGGGCCCTGCTGCGCGAGATCCTCTTCGGCGCCCGTTGCGAACGTCTGGTCAAGCAGCTGGAGGCTGAGGGAGAACTCCCGGTCAACGACCTGCCCAGCCGGCCGAGCGGCCGCCCCTACCGTGAGGCCGCCGACGCCCAGTTCCCGCAGTACCGTGAGGCTGTGGATGCAGCGCCCAAGGACTGGCGTGCCTGGTTCCGACTCGGTCTGGCCTACGACGCCTCCGGCGACCGGCGCCGCGCCCGAGCAGCGCTCCGCACCGCGATGTCCCTGGAGAAGTCCGCCGCCTAAGCGGTTGCTCCCGAGGCCGCATCCCCCTTCCCGCTCCGCGCCTCGCGTGCGGTACCGCCCGGGCGAGTTCCCGCGGAACGGCGCCTCACCCGCGCTCGGGCTCGTCTCCGCGCTAGGTGCGGAGTTCCGCGGGCAACGCGCCGTTTCGCCGGTGGCGCGCCCGCCGCGTACCGGCGCCTGACCCGCGAAGCGTTTCGGATGGGGCTCCTGGCTCATCGGTCGAACAGACGGGGATGCCCAGGGATCAACCCCAGGTTCGCCAGCCGATCGGTCATCCGGGGCACGCTCATCCCCGTGGCATGATCCCATCGAACGAAGCCACGTACTTGCAGGCGGATCATGTCCTCGCGCACCTTCTCGTCGTACACCACCTGTTCCGCCGTACGACCATCACGCATCACGGGGTCGAAATATTTGACCCGCCCGTCGCTCTCGCCAACACCCTGCTCGCGCGGAAAGAAGAAGTCGCTGAAGACCGTGCGGCCGTTGATCACGAACGGATGCTGGAGCTCGGGTTCCGGAAAGCCTGCCAACGCAATACTCACCCGGCTTCCCGACTCGCCCGGCGAACCAGATAGCGGCGTAGCGAAGTCGATCACGGTGCGTGCTCGGACAGATCCGCGAAACGGCAACATTCGGTGCCACGTGTCCAGGAGGGTCTGGCGGTCCGTCAGGGGCGGGACACGACCAGAGCGGTCCCATGCCAGCGCCCGGTCGGCTGCGGCTACCGCCGACCTGAGGTCAACCACCGTGGCGAGGTCGATCACGGTTCGCGCCACCGACGTGACGAGCACTCCGTCCCGCACAACCACATCCGCCTCATCGAAGCCCACGGCGTGTTTTCGGATGCCGGGATCCGATCGACCTCCACTGGCCCTGGCCTGCAGGAAGTGCACTTCGGTCGGCCAAGCCACCAACAAGGGGAGTTGCCAGAGCACGGCGGCCGAGTGATGCGACAGCGGCAGTTGCTCTGCTCGGGCGAGGGCCGCTGCCCGCACCACGAGCGCGTAACGCTGGTCGCGGTTCAGGGCGGCCCATGTTGCTGCGCGGCAGTATCGACCCCAGCCGATGCGGTGCAGTTGACCACGTTCGGCGCTCCGACGAAGTCGGAGGTCGGCGCCGAAGGCACGTCGGAAGTCGGCGGCGAGCAAGATCTCGGGCGGTAAGGATAGTTCGTCGT
It encodes the following:
- a CDS encoding pitrilysin family protein, with product MNGAVEFPLDLTELSFRAAGDSLVRRTVLPSGVRIVSEQVPGSRSLTIGYWVAVGSRDEQPGHFGSTHFLEHLLFKGTKQRTALDIAIAFDAVGGEHNAMTAKEYTCYYAKVQDRDLTMAVEVLTDMITSSVLDPAEFETERGVILEELAMADDDPADVANERFFEAVMGTHPLGRPIGGSPDTIRAATRDAVWEHYRANYRPQDLVVTVAGAVDHDVLVAAVTRALLQAGWDLGVSAAPVGRRSGAAAVIEQGRPVTVVHRPLEQANLLLGVPGLVANDDRRVVMNVLTSIFGGGMSSRLFQEVREKRGLAYSVYSFAPGYSDAGLFGMYAGCTPAKAAQVAEIMLAELHRLADHGVTADEMTRASGQLSGASALALEDSDTRMSRLGRSEITLGEFVDLDEALRRLALVTADDVQQLAADMVSRPFSLSAVGALADDAFDGIFPRDPVSMPVN
- a CDS encoding histidine phosphatase family protein gives rise to the protein MPQYLYLVRHGEQQDAEYGLPDGPLSPRGKRQAHLIAERLGGVPFTGAWHSPLQRAAETAAIIADRLPSLTPEPSPLLFDCVPSGRAPEMPSSYAPFFNAVSEEEIEAGRAQMEDAAAEFLHPHRGPRHDLLITHNFVIGWFVREVLGAPDWRWISINQANCGLTVLQQKPGRPWSLVTHNDLGHLPVELRTGLPDPLLF
- a CDS encoding GNAT family N-acetyltransferase is translated as MPEFTEVSVTDAGSIALLTQYFSDRASTFPHAGGYRTTFPTPEQFVPPRGQFLLVSEQPESRTFVGCGGIRRIDDGADDAVRYEAKHLWLQPQVRGRGWGGLLLAELEKRARDFGATELVLDTNASLEAAGRLYQRAGYADVPAYNDNPNATNWYRKVLV
- the dapB gene encoding 4-hydroxy-tetrahydrodipicolinate reductase, whose protein sequence is MTTRVAVIGATGKMGRLVCDLVDNDSDYELIARLDSSSALSEMLGADVAIDLTVPAVSQGIVDYALDNGIRVLVGTSGWSQSRIDSLRHRITGRDTVGVVIIPNFSLGSVLGTALSALAARFFDSIEIVEAHQSSKIDSPSGTAVRTAELMAAARAGLVPVAAPHIDQRARGQQIATVPVHSLRMAGVLARQDVIFGGSGESLTITHNTLSAEAYERGIMVALAATRECVGVTVGLDQLIDLGLSGPAADEPAAAAVPPAGPEEAEMEPGE